From Methanosarcina lacustris Z-7289, one genomic window encodes:
- a CDS encoding Nif3-like dinuclear metal center hexameric protein, which yields MELKKIVQILEEIAPPELADDFDKGRIGLILGLEDDVSRIAVALDANSYVLKKAAEMRADMLITHHTLIFHPINIISKSLAASLRIALENGISLYSMHTNYDRAEGGINDVLAARLGLKNIRTSEIGRIGEIESCSSAELATHVSDCLQTPVMYAGEKEEIRKVMVIGGSCFRNEYLEIARENGVDAFISSELKHDILRTHEDLCLIDATHYATENPGMEALCARLRRLVGIEVEFIDQPSGFRAVNCRVDKNKVAPDMKEEKDSCKQEETGKGSLESILEEQSRNQIRSDYRRSLGNENHRRYLE from the coding sequence ATGGAACTTAAAAAAATTGTGCAGATCCTTGAAGAGATAGCTCCACCTGAGCTTGCTGATGACTTTGATAAAGGCAGAATTGGTTTGATCCTTGGGCTTGAGGATGATGTGAGCAGGATAGCAGTTGCCCTGGATGCAAACTCTTACGTTCTTAAAAAAGCGGCAGAAATGAGAGCAGACATGCTGATAACTCATCACACCCTTATCTTTCATCCAATAAACATAATTTCAAAGTCTCTTGCGGCTTCCCTCAGGATTGCTCTTGAAAACGGGATCTCCCTTTACAGCATGCACACTAATTACGATAGAGCTGAAGGAGGAATTAATGATGTTCTTGCTGCCCGTCTGGGGCTCAAAAATATAAGGACGTCAGAAATTGGCAGGATCGGAGAAATCGAATCATGTTCCTCAGCTGAACTGGCAACCCATGTTTCGGATTGCCTGCAGACCCCTGTTATGTACGCCGGAGAAAAGGAAGAAATCCGTAAGGTAATGGTTATAGGAGGCAGCTGCTTTCGAAACGAATATCTTGAAATCGCCAGGGAAAACGGAGTTGATGCCTTTATATCATCCGAACTTAAGCATGACATCCTCCGAACGCACGAAGATCTATGCCTGATTGATGCAACCCACTACGCAACGGAGAACCCGGGTATGGAAGCCCTATGTGCCAGGTTGCGCAGGCTTGTCGGAATTGAGGTGGAATTTATTGACCAGCCTTCCGGATTCAGGGCGGTTAACTGTAGAGTTGACAAAAATAAGGTTGCACCCGATATGAAAGAAGAAAAAGATTCCTGTAAACAGGAAGAAACCGGAAAGGGTTCTCTGGAATCCATACTTGAAGAACAATCAAGAAACCAGATACGTTCAGATTACAGGCGCAGCCTTGGAAATGAAAATCACAGAAGATATCTTGAGTAA
- a CDS encoding BatD family protein, giving the protein MAKRIAMIVVLAVLIFSGLSMAAFAADEVEWVEKQNDATLSWGQTITVDGYDIKAEDFNEDKMVFVSISKDGEKLKTAPLTAGLEFAYNDEIKVYAQSVDPNYEIITKDGKEFKTGIRNPSAKLDILVRGKPSFDIKIETDKDTYDSKSIGDKKIEVTITVNNNGEAKAENVVLTVDTGELEVLNGKTKYAYTKVLKGETVEPITFTLKTPTPWEDTDFKITAKTTCEDIKGQKYVHEGSKTIKIEQKWDLIVSKSATKKRHMGESVYVSVTVRNRGICDINNIVLKDSIVSNMHLQKDATLDKTLSLKAGETAEDVFKYTLIPEKPGDFTFPRTVATFTLANGQSKEVTSDNSDTTLISGPYIEITKTVDKQQLDTGDELTVKVTTRNAGNVDAGVTVTDTVPSEAKLISGETSFQQVLGSGGSKTITYILQMHKEGEVQLPACKASFLDLDKYSGEVKSETPVVYVGIPMTLEGSSSQPEGSTGSNQEINEPTGQASTEGTEEDPGDTPGFSSILAATGLLAVTGLLRKRSV; this is encoded by the coding sequence ATGGCTAAAAGGATTGCAATGATCGTAGTACTTGCCGTTCTTATCTTCTCTGGCCTCTCAATGGCCGCTTTTGCGGCAGATGAAGTGGAGTGGGTGGAGAAACAGAATGACGCAACACTTTCTTGGGGACAGACAATAACCGTAGACGGTTATGATATAAAAGCAGAGGATTTCAACGAAGACAAGATGGTTTTCGTTTCGATTTCAAAGGATGGGGAAAAATTAAAGACTGCTCCTCTCACGGCAGGGCTGGAATTCGCATATAATGATGAGATAAAAGTTTATGCCCAGAGTGTAGATCCAAATTATGAAATTATCACCAAAGATGGAAAGGAATTCAAGACTGGAATTCGGAATCCATCTGCTAAACTGGATATTCTTGTAAGAGGAAAGCCGAGTTTTGACATAAAGATCGAAACTGATAAAGATACATACGATTCTAAATCTATAGGGGATAAAAAAATAGAGGTAACGATAACAGTTAATAATAATGGGGAAGCAAAAGCTGAAAACGTTGTTCTGACTGTTGATACAGGTGAGCTGGAAGTACTTAATGGAAAAACGAAATATGCATACACAAAGGTCCTTAAAGGTGAGACTGTTGAGCCCATTACTTTCACACTGAAAACGCCCACTCCCTGGGAAGATACGGATTTCAAGATAACCGCAAAAACTACCTGTGAGGATATTAAGGGTCAGAAATATGTACACGAAGGTTCAAAAACCATAAAAATCGAACAAAAATGGGACCTTATTGTTTCAAAGAGTGCTACAAAAAAGCGTCATATGGGAGAGTCGGTATATGTTTCAGTCACCGTTCGGAACAGAGGGATATGCGACATAAACAATATCGTCCTTAAAGATTCGATTGTTTCTAATATGCATCTTCAAAAAGATGCAACGCTTGATAAGACACTTTCTCTGAAAGCCGGAGAAACAGCTGAGGATGTTTTTAAGTATACCCTCATTCCGGAAAAACCAGGGGACTTTACTTTTCCCAGAACAGTCGCCACCTTCACCCTCGCAAACGGGCAGAGCAAAGAAGTGACTTCCGACAATTCTGATACGACACTAATTTCCGGGCCATATATTGAAATTACGAAAACTGTTGACAAACAGCAGTTAGACACTGGAGACGAACTGACTGTAAAGGTCACTACAAGGAACGCTGGAAATGTTGATGCAGGTGTAACGGTAACCGATACCGTGCCTTCCGAAGCTAAACTTATAAGTGGAGAAACGAGTTTCCAGCAGGTCCTTGGAAGTGGCGGCTCAAAGACAATCACTTACATCTTGCAGATGCACAAAGAAGGAGAAGTCCAGCTTCCTGCCTGCAAAGCAAGTTTCCTTGATCTCGATAAATATTCAGGAGAGGTCAAATCAGAAACTCCCGTTGTTTATGTAGGAATACCAATGACCCTTGAAGGAAGCAGTTCACAACCGGAAGGTTCAACCGGATCCAACCAGGAGATAAATGAACCCACCGGTCAGGCAAGTACAGAGGGCACGGAAGAAGATCCTGGAGATACCCCTGGATTCAGCTCCATACTTGCTGCTACAGGGCTACTGGCTGTTACAGGGCTCCTGAGAAAAAGAAGTGTCTGA
- a CDS encoding DHHA1 domain-containing protein, whose protein sequence is MKELQNQLKAKTLILTHGDSDGICSGAIAKSAYPEAYIYFTSPVSLLDKLDLIKDVENLIICDMAIEERHYSELHSTLEEFAEECNLYYIDHHPLPERWKKEAWFYHDTGVCASELTYRVFEDILSQEMRRVAIYGAIGDFCDNTPCVKSWVRDWDKRSLYFQAGTLIQAILQKGKEYDFKRTLLEPLSKDVIPSNIPGLLELAREAAINEEKIRLFVKEHVKVMKNSAYIVNTNNSISKAAIYAASYGQRDVGIAAEYRERKGVYDLSIRSRGNVDLNRILRSVAPEFGGSGGGHPVAAGARIPEESLEVFLQAFDTRLGEANEVK, encoded by the coding sequence ATGAAAGAACTCCAGAACCAGCTTAAAGCAAAAACCCTGATCCTGACCCATGGAGACTCTGATGGGATATGTTCGGGCGCAATTGCAAAAAGTGCCTACCCGGAAGCATATATATACTTTACAAGCCCAGTCAGCCTTCTCGATAAGTTAGATCTCATTAAGGACGTCGAGAATCTTATAATCTGCGATATGGCAATCGAGGAAAGGCACTACTCTGAACTCCATTCAACACTTGAGGAATTTGCGGAGGAATGTAACCTCTATTACATAGACCATCATCCCCTTCCGGAAAGGTGGAAAAAAGAAGCCTGGTTTTACCACGATACGGGAGTATGTGCCTCAGAGTTGACCTACAGGGTCTTTGAAGACATCCTGAGTCAGGAAATGCGGAGGGTAGCAATCTACGGGGCTATAGGCGACTTCTGTGACAACACGCCCTGTGTGAAGAGCTGGGTAAGAGATTGGGACAAAAGAAGCCTCTATTTCCAGGCTGGAACCCTGATCCAGGCAATACTCCAGAAAGGAAAAGAATACGATTTTAAAAGAACCCTGCTTGAACCCCTGTCAAAGGATGTAATTCCTTCAAATATCCCTGGCCTGCTCGAGCTTGCAAGGGAAGCTGCAATTAACGAAGAGAAAATCCGACTATTTGTTAAAGAACATGTGAAAGTCATGAAAAACAGTGCGTATATTGTAAATACGAATAACTCCATTTCAAAGGCAGCGATCTATGCAGCCTCCTACGGCCAGAGAGACGTGGGAATTGCAGCCGAGTACCGGGAGAGAAAAGGCGTGTACGATCTTAGCATACGTTCTCGCGGAAATGTGGATCTCAATCGTATCCTGCGCTCGGTTGCGCCTGAGTTTGGAGGAAGCGGAGGCGGGCACCCTGTTGCAGCAGGAGCGCGCATCCCCGAAGAATCGCTGGAGGTTTTCCTCCAGGCTTTCGATACCAGACTCGGGGAAGCAAATGAGGTAAAATAA
- the engB gene encoding GTP-binding protein EngB has translation METSKIAAECGINIEIIFVGRSNVGKSSLLREIFGAKVRVGRRPGVTLRPRHAQESDLLITDMPGFGFMSGVKDRKQDIVKDQTIRYLEKNSERIKIGVLVIDGPVFPEVVDRWDARNQIPIDVEMFDFMRELGIDTIVAANKMDKVKADEYDYLLDEVSVRLGLEPPWQNWKHIIAPISAKKDDLKALKGLLRDRLHEMKRDDLFKYV, from the coding sequence ATGGAAACCAGCAAGATTGCAGCTGAATGCGGCATAAATATTGAGATTATTTTTGTGGGGCGCTCAAATGTGGGCAAATCCTCCCTTCTCAGGGAGATATTCGGAGCAAAAGTAAGGGTTGGAAGACGCCCGGGCGTTACCCTTCGTCCCAGGCACGCCCAGGAATCGGACCTTCTGATCACGGATATGCCGGGCTTCGGCTTCATGAGCGGAGTGAAAGACCGGAAGCAGGATATTGTAAAAGACCAGACAATACGCTATCTCGAAAAAAATTCCGAAAGGATAAAAATCGGGGTCCTTGTAATCGACGGTCCGGTTTTCCCTGAAGTAGTCGACCGTTGGGATGCAAGGAACCAGATTCCCATCGATGTTGAAATGTTTGATTTCATGAGGGAACTCGGAATTGACACTATTGTTGCTGCAAACAAGATGGATAAAGTAAAAGCAGACGAGTATGACTATCTCCTTGACGAAGTTTCAGTTCGCCTCGGACTTGAGCCTCCCTGGCAGAACTGGAAGCATATCATCGCTCCGATAAGTGCCAAAAAAGATGATTTGAAAGCCTTAAAGGGACTTCTCCGGGATAGGCTGCACGAAATGAAAAGAGACGACCTGTTCAAGTATGTTTGA
- a CDS encoding ATP-dependent DNA ligase — translation MTSFREFAETCQAIEKISSTIETTNKVADLLKKVDVEELPLATHFIMSEVFPAWSGEQLGIGTSLLYVSLSKASGMAIQSIESLIRTTGDIGDTALLILKEKRKNQVTFSSFLEEQPELSITEVYHRFKTASEASGKGSQEVKVRNLQFLFTSSTPREAKYISRLALEELRIGVGEGVVRDAIAKAFSVPADVVEHALMVTNDLGIVAAAAKKGGVDALKTLGIEINRPIKMMLSQISPDIDADIRAMKEAAIEWKFDGARVQIHKSGNSVTIFSRKLENVTNSLPDLVEIVRKHVKAESAILDGEAVAVDENGRPKAFQEILKRFRRKYDVEEKMLGIPIQLNLFDIMYLNGRTLIDLSLVERRKELESCVESSVEDSKSICVDKQVITGDLEVVEKIYREALRAGHEGVMVKNPNSLYSPGKRGKNWLKKKPLMETLDLVVVGAEWGFGRRANLIGSYSVACYDPETSRFMQIGKVGTGLNDEQLKELTEMLSGLMEGGEAGGVFAIRPKVVLEIAFEEIQKSPNYNSGFALRFPRFIRIRDDKDPEEADTIQRIGRVYSQQMKRL, via the coding sequence ATGACAAGCTTCAGGGAATTTGCAGAAACCTGCCAGGCGATTGAAAAAATATCGAGTACTATAGAAACTACAAATAAGGTTGCTGACCTTCTCAAAAAGGTTGACGTCGAAGAGCTGCCTCTTGCAACTCACTTTATTATGAGTGAGGTTTTTCCCGCATGGAGTGGAGAACAGCTCGGGATTGGCACAAGCCTGCTTTATGTTTCCCTTTCCAAAGCCTCAGGCATGGCTATACAAAGTATAGAATCTCTTATCCGGACCACTGGCGACATTGGGGACACAGCACTCCTTATTTTGAAAGAAAAACGAAAAAACCAGGTGACATTTTCTTCTTTTCTCGAAGAGCAGCCAGAGCTTTCAATAACTGAGGTTTACCATCGTTTCAAGACTGCTTCCGAAGCTTCCGGAAAAGGCTCACAGGAAGTTAAAGTCAGAAACCTTCAGTTTCTATTTACTTCATCAACCCCGAGGGAAGCGAAATACATCTCCAGGCTTGCCCTTGAAGAACTCCGCATAGGCGTAGGGGAAGGAGTTGTAAGAGATGCCATTGCAAAGGCCTTTTCCGTCCCTGCAGATGTAGTCGAACATGCCTTAATGGTCACAAACGACCTCGGAATAGTGGCTGCAGCTGCCAAGAAAGGTGGGGTCGACGCCCTCAAGACTCTCGGGATTGAAATTAACCGTCCCATAAAGATGATGCTTTCGCAGATCAGCCCTGATATAGATGCCGATATTAGAGCTATGAAGGAAGCTGCAATTGAGTGGAAATTTGACGGGGCAAGAGTCCAGATCCACAAGAGTGGAAATTCGGTAACTATTTTTTCACGGAAGCTTGAAAACGTCACAAATTCCCTCCCTGACCTTGTAGAAATAGTCCGGAAACATGTAAAAGCTGAGTCCGCAATCCTTGACGGAGAAGCTGTTGCAGTAGACGAAAATGGGAGACCAAAAGCCTTTCAGGAGATCCTTAAGCGTTTCCGGCGCAAATACGATGTTGAAGAAAAAATGCTCGGAATTCCTATTCAGCTCAACCTCTTTGACATCATGTACCTGAACGGCAGAACCCTGATTGACCTTTCTCTTGTTGAGCGGCGAAAAGAGCTTGAGTCCTGTGTGGAGAGCTCAGTTGAGGACTCAAAATCCATTTGCGTGGACAAGCAGGTGATAACCGGAGACCTCGAGGTTGTGGAAAAGATCTACAGGGAAGCCTTAAGAGCCGGGCATGAAGGCGTCATGGTCAAAAATCCTAACTCGTTATATTCCCCTGGCAAGCGTGGCAAAAACTGGCTGAAGAAAAAACCCCTTATGGAAACCCTTGACCTTGTGGTCGTGGGGGCAGAATGGGGCTTTGGGCGCAGGGCAAACCTGATAGGCTCGTATTCAGTTGCCTGCTATGACCCCGAAACCTCTCGCTTCATGCAGATCGGCAAGGTTGGCACAGGGCTTAACGATGAGCAGTTAAAAGAACTCACAGAGATGCTCTCAGGGCTAATGGAAGGAGGGGAAGCCGGAGGGGTATTTGCAATAAGGCCAAAGGTTGTTCTGGAAATAGCCTTTGAAGAAATCCAGAAAAGCCCCAACTACAACTCAGGCTTTGCACTGCGTTTTCCCCGCTTCATCCGCATCCGGGACGATAAAGACCCCGAAGAAGCGGATACGATCCAGCGGATCGGGCGTGTATACAGCCAGCAGATGAAAAGGCTCTGA
- a CDS encoding homoserine dehydrogenase, translating into MKTVRCSILGFGAIGQGVAEVLLMKKEYLESIGLEVLVVAVVDSKGATVNPEGVDLADCLARKRTVGTVAIEKLTGVEIIRSIAHELVIETTPTNIVTGGVGLQNMFTAFETGKDVVTSNKGPLTLKYRELMEAAKAAGSNFRFEATVGGSMPVINLANEVLAGNQLKSIKGILNGTCNYILTRMLEERASYKDILTESMELGIAETDPTYDVEGIDTACKLVILANAIFGRDATYKDVEVTGITKITPEALEMAYERGHVIKLIGEVSRERIHVAPRLVPINHPLAVRGILNVASIDTELAGEITVTGKGAGPIETASAVLSDLVAIYGNR; encoded by the coding sequence ATGAAAACAGTGCGCTGCTCTATTCTAGGATTTGGTGCAATTGGACAGGGTGTAGCCGAGGTACTCCTTATGAAAAAAGAGTATCTGGAAAGCATCGGGCTGGAAGTTCTGGTGGTTGCAGTTGTGGATTCAAAAGGGGCTACTGTTAACCCTGAAGGAGTGGATCTAGCCGACTGCCTTGCCCGCAAAAGGACAGTGGGCACGGTTGCCATAGAAAAACTTACAGGCGTTGAGATTATAAGATCCATAGCCCATGAGCTGGTAATAGAAACAACTCCTACAAATATTGTTACTGGAGGAGTAGGTCTTCAGAACATGTTTACAGCCTTCGAGACCGGCAAAGATGTTGTTACCTCCAATAAAGGACCTCTTACCCTGAAGTACAGAGAACTGATGGAAGCTGCAAAAGCCGCCGGATCAAACTTCAGGTTCGAAGCTACAGTAGGCGGCTCCATGCCCGTAATTAACCTGGCAAATGAAGTCCTTGCAGGAAATCAGCTCAAAAGTATCAAAGGAATTCTTAACGGGACCTGTAACTATATCCTCACCAGAATGCTCGAGGAAAGGGCAAGTTATAAGGACATTCTTACCGAGTCCATGGAACTCGGAATTGCTGAAACCGATCCGACATATGATGTCGAAGGAATTGATACGGCCTGCAAACTGGTAATTCTTGCCAATGCAATTTTCGGGCGTGATGCAACATATAAGGACGTTGAGGTTACAGGAATCACGAAGATCACACCTGAAGCCCTGGAAATGGCTTATGAAAGAGGGCACGTTATCAAGCTTATAGGAGAGGTCAGCAGGGAAAGAATACATGTTGCTCCAAGGCTTGTACCTATCAACCATCCCCTCGCTGTAAGAGGTATCCTCAATGTAGCTTCTATAGACACTGAGCTTGCAGGAGAAATTACGGTTACAGGCAAAGGCGCAGGCCCGATCGAAACAGCAAGCGCAGTTCTCAGTGACCTGGTTGCAATTTACGGAAATCGGTAA
- a CDS encoding amino acid-binding protein — protein sequence MRVSMDIELKDVPGQMLLALQPLSEFKANLITVLHHHQKRTPRKTIPVQLVLEIKPENIEAIKAKLEENGIKVVRVGEHRFRESINVVLIGHVVHTGIQDTIDEIDKTGFAEIVDISLSMPGINLLSSALIRIDAVGKEDLQKALDILKKVSARKDLLMVLPIDIQA from the coding sequence ATGCGAGTTTCCATGGACATTGAATTAAAAGATGTGCCCGGGCAGATGCTTTTAGCCCTCCAGCCTCTTTCGGAATTTAAGGCTAACCTGATAACTGTTTTACACCACCACCAGAAGCGGACTCCCAGAAAAACAATACCTGTACAGTTAGTACTTGAGATAAAGCCTGAGAACATAGAGGCAATAAAAGCAAAGCTTGAGGAAAACGGGATAAAAGTCGTAAGGGTTGGAGAACACCGTTTCAGAGAGAGCATAAATGTAGTTCTTATAGGGCACGTGGTCCATACAGGGATCCAGGATACGATTGATGAAATTGACAAGACCGGGTTTGCGGAGATAGTTGACATCTCGCTATCCATGCCGGGTATTAACCTGCTTTCTTCGGCCCTGATCAGAATCGATGCTGTAGGTAAAGAGGATCTGCAAAAGGCGCTTGATATCCTTAAAAAAGTCTCAGCAAGAAAAGACCTGCTTATGGTTCTTCCAATAGACATCCAGGCCTGA
- a CDS encoding helix-turn-helix transcriptional regulator: MNFRQLCKIVCVFIFLMCIQGNALAATIHGTAYEWDNFKPLENSVIEINSTPEQYLVATDAKYSFNLTPGTYLITANYFEEDTLVYRAKEEVIVSDKGEYVHDLLLFPVYQEDLLDQGDFGNVDLNFEKVEPQSQAETKSQTSSQNIVLTFALLSICILLLAGYFLNKRKRNTPEKAADSQGETENLNESEPENITIDVETSERAEPSKVGSIEVSETDYEPPESLNIEEPIGKIDETEMPVQQNVKLPEDATASINPSSEDRNSSSEDINSSYEDINSSYEEEFEFDTLISDDLENPEALLPDDLKEILNLIRANGNRITQRELRKKSPYSESKVSLMLSDLEERGLVEKFKRGRGNIIRIPDEEAIKQAESLSRKESGGDDTS; encoded by the coding sequence ATGAATTTTAGACAGCTCTGCAAGATTGTCTGTGTATTCATTTTCCTAATGTGTATTCAGGGGAACGCACTTGCGGCGACGATTCATGGAACCGCGTATGAGTGGGACAATTTCAAACCCCTTGAAAACTCAGTAATTGAGATCAACTCTACTCCAGAGCAGTACCTTGTTGCAACGGATGCTAAATATTCATTTAACCTTACTCCGGGAACATACCTGATAACTGCCAATTATTTTGAAGAGGATACTCTAGTTTATAGGGCTAAAGAAGAAGTTATAGTTTCTGATAAAGGGGAATACGTTCATGACCTTCTACTTTTCCCTGTATATCAGGAAGATCTTCTCGACCAGGGAGACTTTGGAAATGTTGACCTGAATTTTGAGAAAGTAGAGCCCCAATCTCAAGCAGAGACCAAATCTCAGACAAGCTCACAAAATATTGTTTTAACTTTTGCATTACTTTCAATCTGTATTCTGCTACTGGCTGGTTATTTCTTGAATAAGAGAAAAAGAAATACACCTGAAAAGGCAGCCGATTCCCAGGGGGAAACAGAAAATCTAAACGAATCAGAACCTGAAAATATCACAATAGACGTAGAGACCTCAGAACGCGCAGAACCCAGTAAAGTTGGTTCAATTGAAGTTTCGGAGACAGACTATGAGCCTCCTGAATCTCTTAACATCGAAGAACCAATCGGAAAAATAGATGAGACAGAGATGCCTGTGCAGCAAAATGTAAAGCTGCCAGAAGACGCAACGGCATCTATTAATCCCTCTTCAGAAGATAGAAATTCCTCGTCTGAAGATATTAATTCCTCGTATGAAGATATTAATTCCTCGTATGAAGAGGAATTTGAATTTGATACGTTGATTTCCGACGATCTGGAAAACCCTGAAGCGCTCCTCCCTGACGATCTGAAAGAGATTCTGAATCTGATCCGAGCTAATGGAAACCGAATTACTCAGAGAGAACTCCGTAAAAAGTCTCCGTATTCGGAATCCAAAGTAAGCCTTATGCTTTCGGATCTTGAAGAACGTGGATTGGTTGAAAAGTTTAAAAGGGGCAGAGGAAACATTATCCGAATTCCCGATGAAGAGGCTATCAAGCAGGCGGAATCCCTGAGCAGAAAGGAGTCAGGAGGAGATGACACTTCATAA
- a CDS encoding chromosome segregation ATPase, whose translation MLFCILPGGSLATRDSSEHGNWVQYAGENITGSEYYEKDSMDTANGTENSDPENIQDQDRVQTQNRNQISAYKRERNQMQEALQLHKAEYQRATEDFLKVKTQIRTGKLDSNSNEAVNATRFYLNSSINYMLVHLENVKTNMHYSNGNGNEERIFAIDENLKLLEAEQAKVANASSQQEFVVTVRSLREIWNNAQKISLRGAGQTVSLKIGEFLDKSENLSEKLETGIEGLNETGVHTADLEIRLSSYNLYLKTAHEKKEAADSIYEDENATREKLVVANNYLREALYSVNKANQILRLIFDELKEYNLEEIYKIGVENSTGTKLNNITSINNTNN comes from the coding sequence ATGTTATTTTGTATACTACCGGGAGGATCACTTGCTACCAGAGACTCATCAGAGCATGGAAATTGGGTCCAGTATGCAGGTGAGAACATTACAGGTTCTGAATATTATGAAAAAGACAGTATGGATACTGCTAACGGAACTGAAAATTCCGATCCTGAAAATATTCAGGATCAAGATAGAGTTCAAACACAGAACCGAAATCAGATTTCTGCGTATAAACGTGAAAGAAACCAGATGCAAGAAGCTCTCCAGCTACATAAGGCTGAATACCAGAGAGCAACAGAGGATTTCCTTAAGGTAAAAACTCAAATTCGGACAGGAAAACTTGACTCCAATTCTAATGAAGCTGTAAATGCCACAAGATTCTACCTTAACTCAAGTATTAATTATATGCTAGTCCACCTGGAAAATGTAAAAACCAACATGCATTACTCAAATGGAAATGGAAACGAAGAAAGAATCTTTGCCATAGATGAAAATCTTAAACTGCTTGAGGCTGAACAGGCCAAAGTTGCAAATGCCTCCAGCCAGCAAGAATTTGTAGTTACGGTCCGGTCCTTGCGTGAAATATGGAATAATGCGCAGAAGATCAGTCTGAGAGGTGCAGGGCAGACTGTTAGTCTAAAAATAGGAGAATTCCTTGACAAATCAGAAAACCTCTCTGAAAAACTCGAGACTGGGATTGAGGGCCTTAATGAGACTGGTGTTCACACAGCTGATCTTGAGATACGGCTTTCCAGTTATAATTTATATCTAAAAACTGCTCATGAGAAAAAAGAAGCGGCAGATTCTATTTATGAGGATGAGAACGCTACCCGTGAAAAACTGGTAGTGGCAAATAATTATTTGCGTGAGGCACTTTATAGTGTCAATAAAGCAAACCAGATACTCAGACTAATTTTCGACGAACTGAAAGAGTATAATCTTGAAGAAATTTACAAAATTGGAGTCGAAAATAGCACAGGAACAAAACTTAATAATATCACAAGTATAAACAATACTAATAATTAA
- a CDS encoding phasin family protein, which yields MKESIRKLGLIGAGLWAMTEEKVNELVKDLVDTGDISKEEGKKAVQDLVEESRKQRVDLEKKISEKIQDATSKADFFTRKDMHELESRLGMLEDEVQKMKNKEKMFFK from the coding sequence ATGAAAGAATCTATTAGAAAACTTGGGCTCATAGGGGCTGGCCTGTGGGCAATGACCGAAGAAAAAGTAAATGAGCTTGTAAAAGATCTGGTCGACACAGGGGATATCAGCAAGGAAGAAGGCAAGAAAGCTGTTCAGGACCTGGTTGAAGAAAGCAGAAAACAAAGGGTTGACCTCGAAAAGAAAATATCTGAAAAGATTCAGGATGCCACCTCAAAGGCAGATTTCTTTACCAGAAAAGATATGCATGAGCTCGAATCAAGGTTAGGGATGCTGGAGGACGAAGTCCAGAAAATGAAAAACAAAGAAAAGATGTTCTTCAAATGA